Proteins encoded within one genomic window of Saccharomyces mikatae IFO 1815 strain IFO1815 genome assembly, chromosome: 15:
- the SMKI15G5210 gene encoding uncharacterized protein, with amino-acid sequence MKLIHVLGEEVYRDLMKWEDEYENCGIAYEYTRDGSPYGLLAKAVDKSDVVIAEKVVYGKYPIRPWLEAFGAQLDDWANQLKEQGITPDQYNVGYTSCPRESLFE; translated from the coding sequence ATGAAACTCATTCATGTTTTAGGGGAAGAAGTGTATAGAGATCTAATGAAGTGGGAAGATGAATATGAGAACTGCGGTATTGCTTATGAATATACTCGTGATGGAAGTCCATATGGCCTTCTTGCTAAAGCCGTAGATAAAAGTGATGTTGTCATTGCTGAAAAAGTCGTGTACGGTAAATACCCCATTCGCCCTTGGCTAGAAGCATTTGGAGCACAGCTTGATGATTGGGCAAATCAGTTAAAAGAACAAGGTATTACACCAGATCAATATAATGTTGGATATACCTCGTGTCCAAGGGAAtctctttttgaataa
- the SMKI15G5220 gene encoding uncharacterized protein — translation MKLANVLGAVAFTSLMDWEASKEGYGIQYIQSTDGNENGLTAVALATNGSYIDDITVYGDNPILPWLQEFSAELDDLAQQLYSQGISQTQYNEGNVTCSIDLISDETINGSTLDKRGGKANNCGYFCGGNSCSGKKCSKCRKHFKTWHCK, via the coding sequence atgaagCTTGCGAATGTTCTCGGTGCCGTTGCTTTCACCAGCTTGATGGACTGGGAAGCTTCCAAAGAAGGATATGGCATTCAATATATTCAGTCCACAGATGGCAATGAGAATGGCCTAACAGCCGTTGCATTGGCAACAAATGGTTCATATATCGACGACATAACCGTTTATGGTGATAATCCCATTCTTCCCTGGCTGCAAGAGTTTTCCGCAGAGCTTGATGACTTGGCCCAGCAATTATACAGCCAGGGTATCAGTCAAACTCAATACAACGAAGGAAACGTGACCTGCTCAATTGATTTGATTTCGGACGAGACTATTAATGGTAGTACTCTTGACAAACGGGGAGGTAAGGCTAATAATTGTGGCTATTTTTGTGGAGGTAACTCATGCTCAGGTAAAAAATGTAGCAAGTGTAGAAAACATTTCAAAACTTGGCATTGCAAATGA